A stretch of the Acidilobus sp. 7A genome encodes the following:
- a CDS encoding MFS transporter, with amino-acid sequence MLRGASSLVVSTASLRFATALLQATVAIFLALSGFSVSMIPYVVIDLWVSTALGSLLASLAGGTRSAVVAGLSLMAIGLAMLALRPGLSIVAVAAAGVGSGMAGSVLAPSLHRLSSGERPLEGVATYSLGLSLGLIAATLTSSLMPKGYLWLAFLIASIIVLTSLAHSLLAPIHPRANLSVRLPGPKDFVGLFKTRRFANAFYVNLLYSTIFPLVLSYWPLYAVKALGLSTMEAFGSMAAMFSLSAMLRFASAKVSRVRRVKLVALGLLVVSTVLLSTGLWPLALAGLLLFAVPHAVVYPVSLYESFASAPDEEVKANYVISISSGVGEVISPFIASVAIALGGLHGTLYLAALPLALGATIIGLAIR; translated from the coding sequence TTGCTTCGCGGCGCCTCAAGCCTAGTAGTCTCCACAGCCTCCCTGAGGTTCGCCACGGCTCTTCTGCAGGCAACAGTGGCTATCTTCCTGGCTCTCTCCGGCTTCAGCGTGTCGATGATACCTTATGTAGTTATTGACCTTTGGGTCTCAACGGCCCTGGGGTCTCTCCTCGCCTCCTTAGCAGGGGGCACCAGGAGCGCCGTGGTGGCAGGCCTCTCCCTAATGGCAATAGGGCTCGCGATGCTCGCCCTACGCCCAGGGCTCTCTATCGTTGCCGTCGCCGCCGCCGGAGTCGGCTCTGGCATGGCTGGCTCTGTCCTTGCTCCATCACTCCACAGGCTCTCCTCCGGCGAGAGGCCCCTTGAGGGCGTTGCGACTTACTCCCTAGGGCTATCGCTCGGGCTCATAGCCGCGACCCTGACGTCGTCCCTCATGCCTAAGGGGTACCTCTGGCTCGCCTTTCTTATAGCGTCCATTATAGTACTTACCTCCCTCGCCCACTCCCTCCTGGCGCCAATCCACCCCAGGGCTAACCTTAGTGTCAGGCTCCCAGGGCCCAAGGACTTCGTAGGCCTCTTTAAGACCAGGAGGTTTGCCAACGCCTTCTACGTTAACCTACTCTACTCGACCATCTTCCCGCTTGTGCTCTCCTACTGGCCGCTCTACGCCGTTAAGGCCCTCGGCCTCAGCACGATGGAGGCATTCGGTTCCATGGCAGCCATGTTCTCGCTGTCTGCCATGCTAAGGTTTGCATCAGCTAAAGTCTCAAGAGTCAGAAGGGTTAAGCTGGTAGCCCTGGGCCTTCTTGTGGTATCCACGGTACTCCTCTCCACGGGGCTCTGGCCTCTTGCGCTAGCCGGCCTCCTGCTCTTCGCTGTCCCGCACGCGGTCGTCTACCCCGTCTCCCTTTACGAGAGCTTCGCATCGGCACCTGACGAAGAGGTCAAAGCAAATTACGTTATATCGATATCCTCAGGGGTCGGCGAAGTAATCTCGCCGTTCATAGCGTCGGTCGCAATAGCCCTAGGGGGCCTTCACGGCACCCTTTACTTGGCTGCGCTGCCCCTAGCCCTCGGGGCTACCATTATAGGGCTTGCCATCCGTTGA
- a CDS encoding glycosyltransferase family 4 protein produces the protein MEELRVLLLAEYDRRVGGLRRGPSLRLANPPPGVRYFTLPRTSIYEAPLNYSEVTPSNIIRSAVVQLTRALRPPVGEGFDLVHDFFMDLTRISSPWVHENDESPGQYLSEYFNMPAAVRSAIVGTIIDRLNDDNCRAVITWSKWAYEGFVRDGVPASKVYVVPPPMMLGERRPHSTVNVLLVARDPLRKGLDVALKAFARTLKYLKDVVLIVIGPDATRIAKASGLRGLVAFNRVDDFTLHNVIMPETDIVLAPSRAEAYNLTVLEAMAHGAVPIVTDVGALPELVGDAGIVVERDDVLSLSNSLERLASDEGLRSKLSAAAREVVRRDHDPEVVGERLLKVYMSALEG, from the coding sequence TTGGAGGAGCTCAGGGTGCTCCTCCTGGCTGAGTATGATAGAAGGGTCGGGGGCCTCAGGAGAGGGCCCTCCCTAAGGCTTGCGAACCCGCCGCCTGGCGTAAGGTATTTCACGCTTCCTAGGACGTCAATATATGAGGCCCCCCTAAACTACAGCGAGGTGACTCCTAGTAACATTATTAGGAGCGCCGTGGTGCAGCTGACCAGGGCTCTGAGGCCCCCGGTAGGGGAGGGTTTTGATTTAGTCCACGACTTCTTCATGGACCTCACGCGCATCTCATCTCCTTGGGTCCACGAGAACGACGAGAGCCCTGGCCAGTACCTCAGCGAGTACTTCAACATGCCTGCTGCTGTCAGGTCTGCAATAGTGGGCACTATCATTGATAGGCTTAATGACGATAACTGCAGGGCCGTTATAACATGGTCTAAGTGGGCCTACGAGGGCTTCGTGAGGGACGGCGTGCCCGCCTCTAAAGTGTATGTGGTCCCCCCTCCGATGATGCTCGGCGAGAGGAGGCCCCACAGCACGGTCAACGTACTCCTGGTCGCCAGGGACCCGCTGAGGAAGGGCCTTGACGTTGCGCTTAAGGCTTTCGCGAGGACCCTTAAGTACCTCAAGGACGTAGTTTTGATAGTCATAGGCCCTGACGCCACAAGGATAGCCAAGGCCAGCGGCCTGAGGGGCCTGGTGGCCTTTAACAGGGTTGACGACTTTACCCTTCATAACGTTATAATGCCTGAGACGGACATCGTTCTGGCGCCCAGCAGGGCCGAGGCCTACAACTTAACAGTCCTCGAGGCCATGGCGCACGGCGCAGTCCCTATAGTTACTGACGTGGGCGCCCTGCCTGAGCTGGTGGGGGACGCCGGGATAGTAGTTGAAAGAGATGACGTGCTCTCCCTCTCGAACTCCCTTGAGAGGCTGGCAAGCGACGAGGGGCTCAGGAGTAAGCTCTCTGCCGCCGCACGCGAGGTCGTTAGGAGGGACCATGACCCAGAGGTGGTGGGGGAGAGACTCCTCAAGGTTTACATGTCCGCTCTCGAGGGCTGA
- a CDS encoding winged helix-turn-helix domain-containing protein, protein MSRSSPRSRLRIYYDVLNSVANEGGKARFSHVLSSANLPYDRFLMYLSELEEKGFIIEERGEDGNYLVLTERGAAFYRELRRMNYFLRGFGLSL, encoded by the coding sequence TTGAGCAGGTCAAGCCCCAGGAGCAGGCTGAGGATATACTATGACGTGCTGAACAGCGTGGCTAACGAGGGGGGCAAGGCCAGGTTCTCCCACGTGCTCTCAAGCGCCAACCTGCCCTATGACAGGTTCCTTATGTACCTCTCTGAGCTGGAGGAGAAAGGCTTTATAATAGAGGAGAGGGGCGAGGACGGCAACTACTTAGTGCTAACCGAGAGGGGGGCGGCCTTCTACCGCGAGCTGAGGAGGATGAACTACTTCCTCAGGGGCTTTGGCCTGTCCCTTTGA
- a CDS encoding NAD-binding protein: protein MLLEVLEVLFAPYSVLSRLMPQMAAIAIIIAITAYVFMYFQHIDLVSAIYASVGLVTTIGLYTPPLNAMPSSEKLFLTVLVLASVATYTTIVMNIVSTVTKRTVWIDARARWRASHMKDHVIVLGDMPEVATELDRMGIEYVMVTNNESLAASLQNHKVIIGSPTSERELRAAGVESAAVVIIALDSDSDSLTALIRVRRLNPKVRTVVMIHNEDLTDVFLDSGATQVVRLKRFIGRALAGMALSGNLGGVLLESTEGSSKALRQAGYGIGFFKVEKSSKCDGMALRELPKGVIPVLVERNGIFTPYFSTDFKLKEGDGLVVLGDPTKFTGIRELCSAGGGPA, encoded by the coding sequence TTGCTGCTGGAAGTGCTTGAGGTACTCTTCGCCCCTTACTCTGTGCTCTCAAGACTCATGCCCCAGATGGCTGCCATTGCCATTATAATAGCTATAACTGCCTACGTATTCATGTACTTCCAGCACATCGATCTAGTGTCTGCAATATATGCATCTGTGGGTCTAGTGACTACCATAGGCCTCTACACCCCGCCATTAAATGCTATGCCCAGCTCTGAGAAGCTGTTCCTGACCGTGCTGGTCTTGGCCTCAGTAGCAACCTATACTACCATAGTAATGAATATAGTCTCAACTGTAACTAAGAGGACCGTGTGGATTGACGCCAGGGCCAGGTGGAGGGCCTCACACATGAAGGACCATGTAATAGTGCTTGGCGACATGCCTGAGGTGGCGACTGAGCTGGACAGGATGGGCATTGAGTACGTTATGGTTACAAATAACGAGTCCCTGGCCGCTAGCCTTCAGAACCACAAAGTAATAATAGGGAGCCCCACAAGCGAGAGGGAGCTAAGGGCAGCCGGGGTAGAGTCCGCGGCAGTTGTCATAATAGCCCTAGACAGCGACTCTGACTCGCTCACCGCCCTCATCAGGGTGAGGAGACTTAACCCGAAGGTCAGGACAGTAGTGATGATACATAACGAGGACCTCACTGACGTGTTCCTCGACTCTGGGGCAACACAGGTGGTTAGGCTCAAGAGGTTCATAGGGAGGGCCCTGGCAGGCATGGCGCTTTCAGGCAACCTTGGCGGCGTACTTCTAGAGTCCACCGAGGGCAGCAGCAAAGCGCTTCGCCAGGCGGGCTACGGCATTGGCTTCTTCAAGGTTGAGAAGAGCTCTAAATGTGACGGCATGGCCTTAAGGGAGCTGCCGAAGGGGGTCATACCCGTCCTGGTTGAGCGTAATGGCATCTTTACGCCATACTTCTCCACGGACTTCAAGCTCAAGGAGGGTGACGGCCTCGTAGTGCTGGGCGACCCAACGAAGTTCACCGGAATAAGGGAACTATGCTCTGCGGGCGGTGGGCCAGCTTGA
- a CDS encoding TenA family protein — MARASEVLRQSAGDLWNQYVRSEFVRMLYDGTLPRDVFRYYLIQDSKYVAEMQRAVIRAASQAPLQEAVKVLLAVFANPERGAEIHSKLFSELNISEAEVGSTGMNLTNYAYTRHLNYYASLGWPQFLAAWAPCMWGYSEVGSYVASSRDPLYRAWGDFYASDDYNSRVRALLEVLDNYNVTPEMQRAFVNSVRFEISFWESALRKEPTIY; from the coding sequence TTGGCTAGGGCCTCCGAGGTTCTCAGGCAGTCGGCCGGGGACTTGTGGAACCAGTACGTGAGGAGCGAGTTTGTTAGGATGCTTTACGATGGAACTTTGCCAAGGGACGTGTTCAGGTACTACCTGATACAGGACTCTAAGTACGTGGCTGAGATGCAGAGGGCGGTCATAAGGGCGGCCTCCCAGGCGCCCCTGCAGGAGGCAGTTAAGGTTCTCCTGGCGGTCTTTGCTAATCCTGAGCGCGGGGCTGAGATACACTCAAAGCTTTTCAGTGAACTCAACATAAGCGAGGCCGAGGTAGGCTCGACAGGCATGAACCTGACGAACTACGCCTACACGAGACACCTTAATTACTATGCGTCCCTTGGCTGGCCCCAGTTCCTGGCAGCATGGGCCCCCTGCATGTGGGGTTACAGCGAGGTCGGCAGTTACGTGGCTAGCTCAAGAGACCCCCTTTACAGGGCCTGGGGAGACTTCTACGCATCTGATGACTACAACTCTCGCGTGAGGGCGTTGCTTGAAGTGCTTGACAATTATAACGTGACGCCGGAGATGCAGAGGGCCTTTGTCAACAGTGTCAGGTTCGAGATATCCTTCTGGGAGTCAGCCCTAAGGAAAGAGCCTACTATCTATTGA
- a CDS encoding MFS transporter, translating into MSAAKRSTSFAVMAAVVTLATFGARASNNMIATTIPLLAHHLFNFNGLEVGLLAMAFMGSTFISTSFINARLPARSRRRFFIVSAVAYAVLFPFYSKSNPITIWALAVAAGAVLGPIMPNIMTSAGAISDSRQRERLLTIYTLALSTSLLIGPAIDSVIVKYVGLKASFIFFEPIAALVAATAPLVRFPEEGRPTDGSARPKVTSVLTNNGFIAASLNNLTYSVPFAFITSFAGLYAEYRFHVSSSLALLLYSLFYTTSFLGRLILAVRPPYNIVRLMTLSSTLTLIGLVAAWASPTILVYMVALLILGIPHGLTYTLSVISISRTFEPRSLNAANSYFFSIMMIIGSGLPAALGAMVTAAGYQATILSIVPIVAVIFGATMFFARRASAVLIRPPMAAEGP; encoded by the coding sequence ATGAGCGCGGCCAAGAGATCAACGTCGTTTGCAGTGATGGCTGCAGTGGTGACCCTAGCCACCTTTGGGGCCAGGGCCTCGAACAACATGATAGCGACAACCATTCCCCTTCTGGCGCATCACCTCTTCAACTTCAACGGCCTCGAGGTAGGGCTACTCGCCATGGCGTTCATGGGCAGCACCTTCATATCAACCAGCTTCATAAACGCAAGGCTGCCCGCGAGAAGCAGGAGGAGGTTCTTCATAGTATCAGCTGTGGCCTACGCCGTCCTCTTTCCGTTCTACTCAAAGTCCAACCCAATTACGATATGGGCGCTGGCCGTGGCCGCAGGGGCCGTGCTTGGGCCGATAATGCCTAATATAATGACATCGGCAGGCGCGATCAGCGACTCAAGGCAGAGGGAGAGGCTGCTCACGATATACACCCTTGCCCTTAGCACCTCCCTCCTCATCGGCCCTGCCATAGACTCTGTAATAGTTAAATACGTTGGACTCAAGGCCTCCTTTATCTTCTTTGAGCCCATAGCAGCCCTCGTTGCCGCCACTGCGCCCCTGGTCAGGTTCCCCGAGGAGGGGCGCCCTACCGATGGCTCGGCCAGGCCCAAGGTAACCTCAGTACTTACCAACAACGGGTTCATAGCCGCCTCGCTTAACAACCTGACGTACTCTGTTCCCTTCGCCTTCATAACGAGCTTCGCTGGCCTCTACGCTGAGTACAGGTTCCACGTAAGCAGCTCCTTGGCGCTTCTACTATACTCTCTTTTCTACACGACGTCATTCCTAGGCAGGCTCATACTAGCCGTAAGGCCGCCCTACAACATAGTGAGGCTCATGACGCTCTCCTCAACCCTCACGCTGATAGGTCTCGTAGCCGCCTGGGCCTCTCCTACCATATTGGTTTACATGGTTGCCCTGCTCATCCTTGGAATCCCGCACGGGCTTACGTACACTTTGAGCGTCATATCAATATCTAGGACCTTTGAGCCAAGGAGCCTCAACGCCGCTAACAGCTACTTCTTCTCAATAATGATGATTATCGGCTCTGGGCTGCCAGCCGCCCTTGGAGCTATGGTCACCGCCGCCGGCTACCAGGCCACAATACTAAGCATTGTGCCCATAGTGGCTGTTATCTTCGGCGCTACCATGTTCTTCGCCAGGAGGGCCTCAGCAGTGCTTATCAGGCCCCCCATGGCCGCTGAAGGCCCGTAG
- a CDS encoding MGMT family protein: MTQRAVEEMVYEAVKRIPRGKVTTYGAIAKALGISPRAVARALSKNPRPIEVPCHRVVMSNGRLGGYSFGGPEAKRRLLESEGVRFDKSGRVLKEHIIRDLSIDKNL, encoded by the coding sequence ATGACGCAACGCGCTGTCGAAGAAATGGTGTACGAGGCCGTCAAGCGCATACCCAGAGGCAAGGTCACAACCTACGGGGCCATAGCTAAGGCCCTCGGCATATCGCCCAGGGCTGTGGCCAGGGCGCTCAGCAAGAACCCAAGGCCGATAGAGGTCCCATGTCACAGGGTAGTGATGTCAAACGGCAGGCTGGGCGGCTACTCCTTCGGCGGACCTGAGGCGAAGAGGAGGCTCCTGGAGTCTGAGGGCGTGAGATTTGACAAGTCGGGCAGGGTGCTGAAGGAGCACATAATTAGGGACCTGAGCATAGATAAAAATTTATAG
- a CDS encoding DUF1641 domain-containing protein — protein MSENDALKAAQVLGAALGSFVSSLLVGLPASLEELAKQSDQSGPSKELAEWALSASQEIAKVLKSKLPPEELDKIVEGLVVSVRGISEVTLELSKTLGDPRVAEVIRRTSDGFRKSLDLLSSYSDPMALLRAMSDPDIAFAVGVILSLLKALGVAVRVSSERALSGGAQGGEGKPSGTI, from the coding sequence TTGAGCGAGAACGACGCGCTTAAGGCCGCCCAGGTGCTCGGGGCCGCTTTGGGCTCCTTCGTATCGTCCCTGCTTGTAGGCCTCCCAGCGTCGCTGGAGGAGCTTGCCAAGCAGAGCGACCAGAGCGGCCCATCGAAGGAGCTGGCGGAGTGGGCCCTCTCAGCCTCACAGGAGATAGCGAAGGTCCTTAAGAGTAAGCTGCCGCCTGAAGAGTTGGACAAGATAGTCGAGGGCCTCGTGGTCTCTGTGAGGGGAATATCCGAGGTTACCTTAGAGCTCTCCAAGACTTTGGGCGACCCGCGGGTGGCGGAGGTCATAAGGAGAACCTCGGATGGTTTTAGGAAGAGCCTTGACCTATTATCATCATACTCAGATCCTATGGCGCTGCTTAGGGCCATGTCGGACCCCGACATAGCGTTTGCCGTGGGCGTCATACTGTCACTTCTTAAGGCCCTCGGCGTTGCGGTCAGGGTCTCGTCAGAGAGGGCCCTAAGCGGGGGAGCTCAGGGCGGAGAGGGCAAGCCTTCAGGTACTATATAA
- a CDS encoding ferredoxin → MTVKVWIEPRENCIADMVCVSLCPDVFEMNEIDGKAEIIPKWRPDPDNKQQGSRSEGTTPDDFQDCIDAAANSCPTQIIHYEGPKGSH, encoded by the coding sequence ATGACAGTAAAAGTCTGGATTGAACCACGTGAGAACTGCATAGCCGACATGGTATGCGTGAGCCTATGCCCTGACGTATTCGAGATGAACGAGATTGATGGCAAGGCTGAGATAATCCCAAAGTGGAGGCCCGATCCAGATAACAAGCAGCAGGGGAGCAGAAGCGAGGGCACCACTCCTGACGATTTCCAGGACTGCATCGATGCGGCTGCTAATAGCTGCCCAACCCAGATAATTCATTACGAGGGCCCTAAAGGGTCGCACTAA
- a CDS encoding superoxide dismutase, with protein MVSLKRYELPPLPYNYDALEPIISSETLKYHHDKHHLGYVNGANAALDKLEKYLNGQLTDIDIRAVSRDFEFNYGGHLLHTLYWLNMAPKGKGGGTPGGAIADAINKLFGSFDKFKTLFGNAAKNVEGVGWALLAYDPVTGDLRILQVEKHNNVVTANLLPLLAVDVFEHAYYIDYRNDRAKYVDSWWDLVNWDDVEARYQKALNSPKLII; from the coding sequence ATGGTATCTCTCAAGAGGTATGAGCTTCCGCCCCTTCCGTACAACTATGACGCACTTGAGCCCATAATAAGCTCTGAGACGCTGAAGTACCACCACGACAAGCACCACCTCGGCTACGTCAACGGCGCCAACGCTGCACTTGACAAGCTTGAGAAGTACCTCAACGGCCAGCTGACGGACATAGACATAAGGGCGGTGAGCAGGGACTTCGAGTTCAACTACGGCGGCCACCTGCTGCACACGCTCTACTGGCTCAACATGGCTCCCAAGGGCAAGGGCGGCGGCACGCCGGGAGGCGCCATAGCTGACGCCATAAACAAGCTCTTCGGCTCCTTCGACAAGTTCAAGACGCTGTTCGGCAACGCCGCCAAGAACGTCGAGGGCGTCGGATGGGCGCTGCTCGCCTACGACCCTGTGACAGGCGACCTCAGGATACTTCAGGTTGAGAAGCACAACAACGTCGTCACCGCTAACCTGCTGCCGCTGCTGGCCGTTGACGTGTTCGAGCACGCCTACTACATAGACTACAGGAACGACAGGGCCAAGTACGTTGACAGCTGGTGGGACCTGGTAAACTGGGACGACGTGGAGGCCAGGTACCAGAAGGCCCTGAACTCGCCTAAGCTCATAATTTAA
- a CDS encoding ABC transporter ATP-binding protein has protein sequence MKILNDVSFEHEGGTLVVIGPNGSGKTTLLRSIAGLTRYSGVVEIEGLSPARYRNYMSYVPAQPSLDPMARGLDIGLAMNYRSPGNLWRQHFREWLATFGVEGLTNRAIFTMSSGEQRLLLIAAALSRTPRLLLLDEPTAFLDMTNQAKVMKVLAELSRSGVTIVMATHDLHYASLADNVAVLSKGRLVAFGSPREVLNEGLLSKVYSVSIKKVNDDPPLFLPGLF, from the coding sequence ATGAAGATATTGAATGATGTGAGCTTTGAGCATGAGGGCGGAACCCTGGTAGTGATAGGCCCCAACGGGTCAGGCAAGACTACGCTGCTCAGATCTATAGCTGGGCTGACCAGGTACAGCGGCGTGGTTGAGATAGAGGGCCTGAGCCCAGCAAGGTATAGGAACTACATGTCGTACGTCCCAGCCCAGCCGAGCCTGGACCCCATGGCTAGGGGCCTTGACATAGGGCTCGCCATGAACTACAGGTCGCCTGGGAACTTATGGAGGCAGCACTTCCGCGAGTGGCTTGCCACGTTTGGCGTTGAGGGCCTGACAAACAGGGCTATCTTTACTATGAGCAGCGGGGAGCAGAGGCTGCTCTTAATAGCGGCCGCGCTCTCGCGCACGCCAAGGCTGCTGCTCCTGGACGAGCCCACTGCATTCCTTGACATGACGAACCAGGCCAAGGTCATGAAGGTTCTTGCCGAGCTCTCGCGCTCCGGCGTCACGATTGTCATGGCAACGCACGACCTGCACTACGCCTCCCTGGCCGACAACGTGGCCGTCCTCAGCAAGGGCAGGCTAGTAGCCTTCGGCAGCCCGCGCGAGGTCCTAAACGAGGGCCTGCTAAGCAAGGTCTATAGCGTAAGCATAAAGAAGGTCAACGATGATCCTCCTTTGTTCCTGCCAGGGCTCTTTTAA